Proteins from a genomic interval of Pseudomonas silesiensis:
- a CDS encoding efflux transporter outer membrane subunit has product MSLKAFLPSLLVLALSACAVGPDYKTPATEPANITHATDGAAGQKNFDRARFEGIWWQQFEDPTLNRLVTQSLQGNRDLRVAFARWKAARAIRDDASNDAMPTITSRASSNLGKGQIPGQTTDRVNSERYDLGLDMAWELDLFGRIQRNLESSDAGQQAAEADLYQLQVSMIAELVDAYGQLRGAQLREKIALANLNNQQESRKITESLRDAGVGDQLDVVRADARLASVEASVPQLQAEQVRQKNRIATLLGERPDKLSVDLSPKDLPAIAKALPIGDPGELLQRRPDIRSAERQLAAATARIGVAKADLFPRVSLSGFLGFTAGRGSQIGSSAANAWALGPSITWAAFDLGSVRARLRGADAEAEGALATYEQQVLLALEESENAFSDYGKRQQRLISLIRQSESSRAAADLAQIRYREGTADFLVLLDAQRERLAAEDTQAQAEVDLYRGIVAIYKALGGGWQPETVASK; this is encoded by the coding sequence ATGAGCCTGAAAGCCTTTCTGCCGAGCCTGCTGGTGCTGGCCCTGAGTGCCTGTGCCGTCGGCCCGGACTACAAGACCCCGGCCACCGAGCCGGCCAACATCACTCATGCTACCGATGGCGCCGCCGGGCAGAAAAACTTCGACCGCGCTCGCTTCGAAGGCATCTGGTGGCAGCAGTTCGAAGACCCGACCCTCAACCGGTTGGTGACGCAATCGCTGCAAGGCAACCGTGATCTGCGCGTCGCCTTCGCCCGCTGGAAAGCGGCACGGGCGATCCGCGACGACGCCAGCAATGACGCCATGCCGACCATCACCAGTCGCGCCAGCAGTAATCTGGGCAAGGGACAGATTCCCGGCCAGACCACCGACCGGGTCAACAGCGAACGCTACGACCTGGGGCTGGACATGGCCTGGGAGCTGGACCTGTTCGGTCGCATCCAGCGCAATCTGGAATCCAGCGACGCCGGGCAGCAGGCCGCCGAAGCCGATCTGTACCAGCTGCAAGTCAGCATGATTGCCGAACTGGTGGACGCCTACGGTCAACTGCGCGGTGCGCAACTGCGGGAAAAGATCGCCCTGGCCAACCTGAACAACCAGCAGGAATCGCGCAAGATCACCGAAAGCCTGCGTGATGCCGGCGTGGGCGATCAGCTCGATGTGGTCCGTGCCGATGCGCGCCTGGCGTCTGTGGAAGCCAGCGTGCCGCAACTGCAGGCGGAACAGGTCCGGCAGAAAAACCGCATCGCCACGCTGCTGGGTGAACGTCCGGACAAGCTGAGCGTCGACCTCAGTCCCAAGGACTTGCCGGCGATTGCCAAAGCCCTGCCGATCGGTGATCCGGGTGAACTGCTGCAACGTCGTCCGGACATCCGTAGCGCCGAACGCCAATTGGCTGCGGCCACGGCGCGTATCGGCGTGGCCAAGGCTGACTTGTTCCCGCGGGTCAGCCTCAGCGGCTTCCTCGGCTTCACCGCCGGGCGCGGTTCGCAGATCGGTTCCTCGGCGGCCAACGCCTGGGCGCTGGGCCCGAGCATCACCTGGGCGGCGTTCGACCTGGGCAGTGTGCGCGCCCGTTTGCGCGGCGCCGATGCCGAAGCCGAAGGCGCGCTGGCGACCTACGAACAGCAAGTGCTGCTGGCACTGGAAGAATCGGAAAACGCCTTCAGCGACTACGGCAAGCGTCAGCAACGCCTGATTTCGCTGATTCGCCAGAGTGAATCGAGCCGTGCCGCCGCCGACCTGGCACAAATCCGTTACCGCGAAGGCACGGCGGACTTCCTCGTCCTGCTCGATGCCCAGCGTGAGCGCCTGGCCGCGGAAGACACCCAGGCCCAGGCGGAAGTCGATCTGTATCGCGGGATTGTCGCGATTTACAAGGCATTGGGCGGTGGCTGGCAACCAGAGACAGTCGCTAGCAAGTAA